The following are encoded together in the Vigna angularis cultivar LongXiaoDou No.4 chromosome 9, ASM1680809v1, whole genome shotgun sequence genome:
- the LOC108346442 gene encoding uncharacterized protein LOC108346442 isoform X1, translating to MDTVLKIFEPVIEYVRDHGINQVIYIFHYTKNIEELNKTVKRLGEVKESLDSQCDEAKRKGHIVKPRVEEWFGEVGEFENRVENYRKNAGHKKTRGLYYFLPYYRHKLGRKAKKMEVEALKLTNESPKVDEVSHAEKISSFDITSSNSGYIEFNSRKSIMEDIMTKLKDPNMKIIGLHGSQGMGKSTFIKKVANKAKDEGLFERVVEIDVTISPNPLKIQEEIAYVLNLPLAGESENVRADYLRRWLKFKNVSILIILNDVHERLDLNRLGIPVENDYDLRKTNELSIRSRQDTRASKQDTADNTRGTDEKVPKKTNFLGNYKGYKVLLSSCDKKVFPDEVDAESSFCLKELDDSDALMLFEKVTGGCNKMSMPKEEIQNYCKGLPMRIVKFAMAYKNWSESESEPTLDKFKKQGLVEWKKSSDIPNKIKYDLPKNKELKFIFLLCAQMGHLPLVNDLVKYCFGLGIFEGVSSLSAAREKINEAIQELKNLSLVSFESPNIHFSMSHMVRDDALSNALTDNNVFAFRDGELDYWPNLEKCISISICNSDIIDRFPQVINCPQLNFLQIETNNPSLEIPDIFFSSMKNLLVLILTGFHLSSLPYSIEDLLNLRMLCLERCTLDCNLSILRKFKKLRILSFSGSQLKKLPFELRFLDKLRLLDISDCFELKIIPSNLLSSLTCLEELYISKSLIKMLVETDTNKGQNSFLSELTNLHQLKVVDISIPCVSCIPNQLIFDKLTYYKIEIGEFEMISVGEFWMSNKYEELKVLALQLKNDTDIRSKEGIMLLLKTADRLMLGEASVQSVVNDLNMDGFLNLKHLSIINNKDIKYVNSTKLSNCGNVFPNLEYICLYNMMNLKMICYGEVTVTSFAKLKTIKVKMCYRLENLFSFYTIKISTCGEETSEISDCNSYMNEFLASLEMIEVCECESLKEILRIPVNYDKVEFLMLRTLTLQSLPSLTCFSTKVESSRESNLTQAQTTNRGHTEISTEEDDHSDMAPPLFGELVEVPNLENLNLSSLNIHKIWSNQHSSSVCFQNLIKLVVKDCDKLTHLCSLPMASHLKKLKSLVISGCPIMEKIFETEGISAENVYVFPKLEEIHLSKMNGLIDIWQTKVSADSFSNLIFVRIEECNQLNKIFPSQMQGWFESLINLEVSECKSVIEIFEINDSHEINASGIDTNLQVILLEGLPKLKQLWSKDPDGILNFKKLQSIDVRNCDELTNLFPTSVAKDVSKLERMSVFYCKKMVEIVASKDAAEDMKDPLKFPELTYVRLYGLSNMKQFYEGRHPIKCPKLKELSIDKCVKLQTFLQQKSETRNEENFIFSAEEVFPNLEYMEIHYEAQKLLSKYQMQCLKELIILRAVNSPDLLYSFMYRMPNLEKLKLTFPQYARKSVKSSNIEPQELGTVLKLKQLYVYFSDITDLGFERYQVLQRLELLRLKGCHNLNTLAPSSVMLTYLTCLKLKNCNGLKNLMASSTAKSMVQLKTMKVIKCDKIEQIISMEESEEGKEMKIVFGKLISIELLGLKKLASFCRHKECEFEFSSLEMFIVRGCPKMEKFSEKRSIAPKLKNIFGVKGNEKSKWQWEGHLNATIQKVFNDKVSFAYTEILWLDDNIKKQLWDDTQVQQNSFGYLKRLWVWDCHTLKHIIPSHLLSCFHNLEELNVHHCSNAEVIFNMNDENRVMTKPSGIFRLKILSLDSLPQLKHVWDKDPEGVMGLQLLKEMRVENCKSLKSLFPASVVKDLTRLEVLEVTNCKKLVEIFWKDEKGGEGETTTQEFVFRDLTSLTPKELPALKYSIHCSKQQCMTVGENGMKMILRGEFERNLLASLKTLTLCFGSDVFPCKILEVVPNIEKLVVCYGSFKKMFCCESGNNVLQRLKVLRLKFLGELVSIGLENSWTDSLVRNLEIFEVVRCKSLKNLVGCTVSFSNLRCLKVEECHSLSYLLTSSAAKRLGQLKRMEISFCLSIEEIVYKEDGEESDEDEIIFPQLTCLNLDTLYELKRFYRGSLGFPSLEELSVTRCDEMITLCEGSIEAGKLSQVIDKLSQFIDKYSDAIQLETELNSTMRKEYLTKFASKEWKKSLELRDRADLQEIWRLSLQISDFCFTYLETLIVNKCKISSDAVLPFTLLSLLPKLETLEVHNCDSVKTIFDVNSSTQVTVTLSLKKLVLRKLPNLETVCSEVTEANPAHPDGTNPTLRFPSMTSLALCDLPNFKHNTIYFIHDDAAPTFELIIPNLEHLTVGKNELKMIVNGEFQRNLLHKLKVLGLCFDIECDEFPEYGFLQKLPNVMKLVVCDSSFKVIFCDQIPNNSEILLRLKELRLESLQELVSIGLENSWTEPFVRNLETFEVIKCSNLKNLVTCRVSFSNLIRLKVENCDSLSYLFTSSTAKSLGNLQRMEIQVCESIEEIVSKEGKESDEDEIIFPKLNCLSLQYLKNLLRFYKGSLSFPFLEELSIRRCDEMVTLCLGTLEASKLSQVTLEGSNTRLETGLNSTMKKEFLRKISKLDKLDLESRPGLQEIWNGSDLCFSKLAKLTVNDCQFLSDAVLPFHLLPSLPKLEILEVRNCNYVKVIFDVKRTTKDTSITFRLEKLVLSNLPNVENVWNEDPRGILSMHHLEHVFVDKCKCLKRVFPASVARDLENLEDLVVEDCEGLMAIVADESHENEEIIFKRLQVLDLKRLKQLTCFCAGNFTLNFPSLEEVHVIKCCSMKTFSGVTKIGNPTRWYYSEYARPRKETDLNSALHKTCEEEAPDASTSINVSVLQY from the exons ATGGATACTgtattgaaaatatttgaacCAGTAATCGAGTATGTGCGGGATCATGGTATTAACCAGGTGATCTACATTTTTCATTATACGAAAAATATTGAGGAATTAAATAAGACAGTTAAGCGTCTTGGAGAAGTAAAAGAGAGCTTAGATAGTCAATGTGATGAAGCTAAAAGAAAGGGTCACATAGTTAAACCCAGGGTTGAAGAATGGTTTGGGGAAGTGGGTGAATTTGAGAATAGGGTTGAGAACTACAGGAAAAATGCAGGTCACAAGAAGACACGGGGTCTCTATTATTTTCTTCCTTACTATAGGCACAAATTGGgtagaaaagcaaaaaaaatggAAGTGGAGGCTTTGAAGCTAACAAATGAGTCCCCCAAGGTTGACGAAGTTTCCCATGCAGAGAAAATATCATCTTTTGACATCACTTCATCTAATTCTGGCTACATTGAATTTAATAGTAGAAAATCCATTATGGAAGACATAATGACAAAACTTAAAGATCCCAATATGAAAATTATTGGACTCCATGGATCACAAGGGATGGGTAAGagcacttttataaaaaaagttgctAATAAAGCTAAAGATGAGGGGTTGTTTGAAAGGGTGGTTGAAATAGATGTAACTATCAGTCCCAATCCTCTTAAAATTCAGGAAGAAATTGCATATGTGTTAAACTTGCCATTAGCAGGGGAAAGTGAAAATGTAAGAGCTGATTATCTAAGGAGATggttaaagtttaaaaatgtgAGCATCCTTATAATCTTGAATGACGTTCATGAAAGATTAGACTTGAATAGGTTGGGGATTCCGGTTGAGAATGATTATGACTTAAGAAAGACAAATGAGTTAAGCATAAGGTCGAGACAAGATACAAGGGCAAGTAAACAAGATACAGCCGACAACACACGGGGTACTGACGAAAAAGTgccaaaaaaaacaaattttcttggTAATTATAAGGGATACAAAGTTTTGCTTTCTTCATGTGATAAGAAAGTATTTCCTGATGAGGTTGATGCTGAGTCAAGTTTTTGTTTAAAGGAATTAGATGACAGTGATGCCTTGATGCTGTTTGAGAAGGTGACTGGAGGATGTAATAAAATGTCTATGCCTAAAGAAGAAATCCAAAACTATTGTAAAGGGTTGCCCATGAGAATAGTTAAATTTGCAATGGCATATAAAAACTGGAGTGAGTCAGAAAGTGAACCTACACTAGACAAATTTAAAAAGCAAGGTTTGGTTGAATGGAAGAAGTCTTCGGATattcctaataaaataaaatatgaccTTCCAAAAAATAAGGAACTCAAGTTCATTTTCTTGCTTTGTGCTCAAATGGGCCACCTACCTCTGGTTAATGACTTGGTGAAATATTGCTTTGGATTAGGTATATTTGAAGGGGTCTCTTCCCTTAGTGCAGCTcgtgaaaaaataaatgaagcGATCCAAGAGCTAAAAAATTTGAGTTTGGTGTCGTTCGAAAGTCCTAATATTCATTTCAGTATGTCTCATATGGTTCGAGATGATGCTTTAAGTAATGCTCTCACGGATAACAATGTTTTTGCTTTCAGAGATGGAGAACTAGATTATTGGCCCAATCTTGAAAAATGCATTTCAATTTCTATATGCAATAGTGACATTATAGATAGGTTTCCTCAAGTCATAAATTGTCCTCAACTTAACTTTTTGCAAATAGAAACTAACAATCCATCTTTGGAAATTCCTGACATTTTTTTTAGCAGCATGAAAAACTTGTTAGTTTTAATATTGACTGGTTTTCATCTATCAAGCTTACCATATTCAATTGAAGACCTATTGAACCTCAGAATGCTTTGTTTGGAGCGGTGCACTTTGGATTGCAATTTATCGATACTgagaaagtttaaaaaattaagaattctTAGTTTTTCTGGATCTCAACTTAAAAAGTTGCCATTTGAGTTACGATTCTTGGATAAGTTGCGACTACTAGACATCAGCGATTGTTTCGAGTTGAAGATTATTCCATCTAATCTTTTATCAAGTTTGACATGTTTGGAAGAGTTGTACATAAGCAAAAGCTTGATCAAGATGTTGGTGGAAACAGATACAAATAAAGGTCAAAATTCATTTCTTTCTGAGTTAACGAATTTGCATCAGTTGAAAGTGGTAGACATAAGCATCCCATGTGTTTCATGTATTCCTAATCAATTGATCTTTGACAAGTTAACATATTACAAGATTGAGATTGGAGAATTTGAAATGATTTCTGTTGGAGAATTTTGGATGTCCAATAAATATGAAGAACTTAAAGTTTTGGCATTGCAATTGAAGAATGACACTGACATTCGTTCCAAAGAAGGCATTATGTTGTTGCTTAAAACAGCAGACCGTTTGATGTTAGGAGAGGCAAGTGTTCAAAGTGTTGTTAATGATTTGAATATGGATGGATTTCTGAATTTGAAACATTTATCCATCATAAATAACAAGGACATCAAATATGTCAATTCAACAAAGCTCTCTAATTGCGGGAATGTTTTTCCGAATTTGGAATATATATGCCTATACAATATGATGAACTTAAAGATGATATGTTACGGTGAAGTTACAGTTACATCATTTGCCAAATTAAAAACTATCAAGGTTAAGATGTGTTACCGGTTAGAGAACCTCTTCTCCTTTTACACAATTAAAATTTCTACTTGTGGAGAAGAAACTAGTGAGATTTCTGATTGTAATTCTTACATGAATGAATTTCTCGCTAGTCTAGAAATGATTGAGGTTTGTGAATGTGAATCTTTAAAGGAGATCCTTCGAATACCAGTGAATTATGATAAGGTTGAATTTCTTATGTTGCGCACTTTGACACTTCAATCATTGCCATCATTAACATGTTTTAGTACCAAAGTGGAGAGTTCTCGTGAGTCAAATTTGACACAGGCTCAAACTACAAATAGGGGTCACACAGAAATTTCTACTGAAGAAGATGACCATAGTGACATGGCGCCTCCTCTTTTTGGTGAACTA GTTGAAGTTCCAAACTTAGAGAACTTGAATTTATCCTCACTCAACATTCATAAGATATGGAGCAACCAACATTCGTCAAGTGTCTGCTTCCAAAACTTGATAAAATTAGTTGTTAAAGATTGTGATAAATTGACACATCTATGTTCATTACCTATGGCAAGCCATCTGAAGAAGTTGAAAAGCCTCGTCATAAGTGGATGTCCAATTATGGAAAAGATTTTTGAGACTGAAGGAATTAGTGCAGAAAAT GTATATGTCTTCCCTAAGTTGGAGGAAATCCACCTTAGCAAAATGAATGGGTTAATTGATATCTGGCAAACTAAAGTGAGCGCCGATTCCTTTTCTAATCTCATTTTCGTGAGAATTGAAGAATGCAATCAACTGAACAAGATTTTTCCGAGTCAGATGCAAGGATGGTTTGAAAGTTTAATTAACTTGGAAGTTTCTGAGTGCAAGTCCGtgattgaaatttttgaaatcaatGATTCTCATGAAATAAATGCTTCTGGAATAGACACAAACTTGCAAGTTATTCTTCTTGAAGGTCTTCCAAAGTTGAAGCAATTGTGGAGCAAAGATCCAGATGGAATTCTCAACTTTAAAAAATTGCAGTCTATAGATGTACGTAATTGTGATGAACTAACAAATTTGTTTCCAACTTCTGTAGCAAAAGATGTTTCAAAGCTTGAACGCATGTCAGTATTTTATTGTAAGAAGATGGTGGAAATTGTGGCAAGTAAAGATGCAGCAGAAGATATGAAGGATCCATTAAAGTTTCCTGAGCTAACTTATGTGAGACTATATGGGCTATCAAACATGAAGCAATTCTACGAGGGAAGACATCCTATAAAATGTCCAAAATTGAAGGAGCTGAGTATAGACAAGTGCGTGAAGCTTCAAACATTTCTCCAACAAAAGAGTGAAAcgagaaatgaagaaaatttcattttctCAGCTGAAGAG GTATTCCCTAACTTGGAGTATATGGAAATTCACTACGAAGCTCAAAAGTTATTATCCAAGTACCAAATGCAATGTTTAAAAGAGCTTATTATCTTGAGAGCAGTCAATTCTCCAGATCTTCTCTATTCGTTTATGTATAGAATGCCAAATCTAGAAAAGTTAAAGTTGACTTTTCCTCAATATGCTCGAAAGTCAGTGAAAAGTTCAAACATTGAGCCGCAAGAATTGGGAACCGTGTTAAAGCTGAAGCAATTGTATGTTTATTTCTCGGATATAACGGATCTAGGATTTGAACGATACCAAGTTCTACAAAGACTAGAGCTTTTGAGATTAAAAGGTTGCCACAACTTGAACACTTTAGCTCCTTCCTCTGTAATGTTGACTTATTTGACGTGTTTGAAACTGAAGAATTGTAACGGATTGAAGAATTTAATGGCATCCTCGACTGCCAAAAGTATGGTTCAACTCAAGACAATGAAGGTAATCAAATGTGATAAAATAGAGCAAATAATAAGCATGGAGGAAAGTGAAGAAGGCAAAGAGATGAAAATTGTATTCGGCAAATTGATTTCTATAGAACTTTTGGGGCTAAAGAAGCTTGCAAGTTTTTGCAGGCACAAGGAGTGTGAATTTGAATTCTCATCACTGGAAATGTTTATTGTAAGAGGATGTCCGAAAATGGAGAAATTTAGTGAAAAAAGGTCGATAGCACCAAAGTTGAAGAATATATTTGGTGtgaaaggaaatgaaaaatCCAAATGGCAATGGGAAGGTCACTTGAATGCCACCATACAAAAAGTTTTCAATGATAAG GTCAGTTTCGCATATACTGAAATTCTGTGGCTTGACGATAATATTAAAAAGCAACTATGGGATGACACTCAGGTGCAGCAAAACAGCTTTGGGTATTTGAAAAGGTTGTGGGTATGGGATTGTCATACTCTAAAGCATATAATTCCATCTCATTTGCTTTCTTGCTTTCACAATTTGGAAGAGTTAAATGTACACCATTGCAGTAATGCAGAGGTGATATTTAATATGAATGATGAGAACAGGGTGATGACAAAACCTTCCGGAATATTCCGTCTGAAAATATTGTCTTTAGATTCGCTACCACAACTGAAGCATGTATGGGACAAGGATCCGGAGGGAGTCATGGGCCTTCAACTGCTAAAGGAAATGCGTGTTGAAAATTGTAAGAGTCTTAAAAGTTTGTTTCCAGCATCGGTAGTCAAAGATCTTACAAGACTCGAAGTGCTCGAGGTAACAAACTGTAAGAAATTGGTAGAAATCTTTTGGAAGGATGAAAAGGGTGGAGAAGGAGAAACAACAACACAAGAGTTTGTGTTTCGTGATCTCACCTCATTGACACCAAAAGAATTGCCAGCCCTCAAATACTCAATACACTGCTCCAAACAACAg TGCATGACAGTAGGAGAAAATGGAATGAAGATGATTTTGCGAGGAGAATTCGAGAGAAATCTCTTAGCGAGCTTAAAAACTCTTACTCTCTGCTTTGGTTCGGATGTATTTCCATGTAAAATTCTAGAAGTGGTTCCGAATATAGAGAAACTTGTGGTGTGTTATGGTTCCTTCAAGAAGATGTTCTGTTGTGAAAGTGGTAATAATGTGTTACAGCGGCTGAAAGTATTACGATTGAAGTTCCTTGGAGAGTTGGTTTCCATTGGGCTAGAGAACTCTTGGACTGATTCCTTAGTCAGAAATTTAGAAATCTTTGAAGTCGTTAGATGTAAGAGTTTAAAAAACTTGGTAGGATGCACAGTGTCTTTCTCCAATCTGAGGTGTTTGAAAGTAGAGGAATGCCATAGCTTATCATATTTGTTGACATCCTCAGCAGCCAAGCGTTTGGGTCAACTCAAAAGAATGGAGATAAGCTTTTGTCTTTCAATTGAAGAGATAGTGTATAAGGAAGATGGGGAGGAATCAGATGAGGATGAGATAATATTTCCGCAGCTCACTTGTTTGAATCTTGATACCTTATACGAGCTCAAAAGGTTCTACAGAGGGAGTTTAGGTTTCCCGTCTTTGGAAGAACTGTCAGTAACAAGGTGCGATGAGATGATAACTTTATGTGAAGGAAGTATAGAAGCAGGCAAGTTGTCTCAAGTTATTGATAAGTTGTCTCAATTTATTGATAAGTACTCTGATGCTATTCAATTGGAAACGGAGCTCAACTCTACTATGAGGAAGGAATATCTGACAAAG TTTGCATCAAAGGAATGGAAAAAGAGTCTTGAATTGAGAGATAGGGCAGACCTACAAGAGATATGGCGTCTCTCACTGCAGATATCCGACTTTTGTTTCACTTACTTGGAAACCTTGATTGTGAATAAATGCAAAATTTCATCAGATGCAGTGCTACCTTTCACTCTACTTTCTTTATTACCTAAATTGGAAACATTGGAAGTTCATAACTGTGATTCTGTCAAAACCATATTTGATGTCAATTCTTCAACACAAGTCACAGTCACTCTTTCTCTAAAGAAATTAGTTTTACGGAAGCTTCCAAATCTGGAAACAGTTTGTAGTGAAGTTACAGAGGCTAATCCAGCTCATCCAGATGGAACAAATCCTACGCTTAGGTTTCCCTCTATGACGTCATTGGCACTATGTGATTTGCCCAACTTCAAGCATAATACTATATATTTCATTCATGATGATGCAGCACCAACATTTGAG CTAATCATACCCAACTTAGAGCATCTGACAGTGggtaaaaatgaattaaagatGATTGTCAACGGAGAATTTCAGAGAAACCTTTTACACAAGTTAAAAGTTCTCGGTCTGTGCTTTGATATTGAGTGTGATGAATTTCCGGAGTATGGATTTCTACAAAAGTTGCCAAATGTAATGAAGCTTGTGGTGTGTGACAGTTCCTTCAAAGTGATTTTCTGCGATCAAATACCTAATAATAGTGAAATTCTTTTACGATTGAAAGAATTACGCTTGGAGTCCCTTCAAGAGTTGGTTTCCATTGGTTTAGAAAACTCATGGACTGAACCCTTTGTTAGAAATCTAGAAACCTTTGAAGTCATTAAgtgttcaaatttaaaaaacttgGTAACATGCAGAGTGTCTTTTTCAAATCTGATACGTTTAAAAGTGGAAAATTGTGATAGCTTGTCATATTTGTTCACATCTTCGACAGCCAAAAGTTTGGGTAACCTCCAAAGAATGGAAATACAAGTGTGTGAATCAATTGAAGAAATAGTGTCTAAAGAAGGGAAAGAATCAGATGAggatgaaataatatttccGAAGCTCAATTGTTTGAGTCTTCAATATCTGAAAAATCTCCTAAGGTTTTACAAAGGGAGTTTAAGTTTTCCATTTTTGGAGGAATTGTCAATAAGAAGGTGCGACGAGATGGTAACTTTATGTCTAGGTACTCTAGAGGCAAGTAAGTTGTCTCAAGTTACACTTGAAGGATCAAACACTAGATTGGAAACTGGTCTCAACTCTACTATGAAGAAGGAATTTCTGAGAAag ATTTCAAAGCTTGACAAACTTGATCTGGAAAGTAGGCCAGGACTACAAGAGATATGGAATGGCTCCGACCTCTGTTTCAGTAAGTTGGCCAAATTGACTGTGAATGACTGCCAGTTTTTATCAGATGCAGTGCTACCCTTTCATTTACTTCCTTCATTACCCAAATTGGAGATATTAGAAGTTCGAAACTGCAATTATGTCAAAGTCATTTTTGATGTCAAACGTACAACAAAAGACACATCAATTACTTTTCGTCTGGAGAAATTGGTATTATCGAATCTTCCAAATGTGGAAAATGTTTGGAATGAAGATCCTCGTGGAATTCTAAGCATGCATCATCTAGAACATGTGTTCGTTGATAAATGCAAATGCCTTAAAAGAGTGTTTCCAGCATCAGTAGCCAGAGACCTTGAAAACCTTGAAGATCTAGTAGTGGAAGACTGTGAGGGATTGATGGCAATTGTTGCAGATGAATCTCATGAGAatgaagaaattatatttaagcgGCTTCAGGTTTTGGATCTTAAAAGATTAAAACAACTGACGTGCTTTTGCGCTGGCAACTTCACTTTAAATTTTCCATCTTTAGAGGAAGTTCACGTCATCAAGTGCTGCTCCATGAAAACTTTCAGCGGAGTCACCAAAATAGGTAATCCGACAAGGTGGTATTATTCAGAATATGCGAGACCTCGAAAGGAGACTGATCTTAATTCTGCTCTGCACAAAACTTGTGAAGAAGAG GCTCCAGATGCTTCTACTAGTATCAACGTTTCAGTTCTTCAATACTGA